A stretch of Saccharothrix texasensis DNA encodes these proteins:
- a CDS encoding NUDIX domain-containing protein, whose amino-acid sequence METLGSREVYANQWMVVREDAIGRADGTTGIYGVVDKPDFALVIPMDGERLRLVEQFRYPIGLRRWEFPQGTAPERADEDPMVLAERELREETGLRAGKLVQLGLLDVAPGMSSQRGRVFLATDLREGFHEREHEEQDMRSAWFPRAEFEAMIARGDITDAQSIAAYTLLLLHEHAQP is encoded by the coding sequence GTGGAAACCCTCGGATCGCGTGAGGTGTACGCGAACCAGTGGATGGTGGTCCGGGAGGACGCCATCGGGCGCGCGGACGGCACCACCGGCATCTACGGCGTGGTCGACAAGCCCGACTTCGCGCTGGTGATCCCCATGGACGGCGAGCGGCTGCGGCTGGTCGAGCAGTTCCGCTACCCGATCGGCCTGCGGCGCTGGGAGTTCCCGCAGGGCACCGCGCCCGAACGGGCGGACGAGGACCCGATGGTGCTGGCCGAGCGCGAGCTGCGGGAGGAGACGGGGCTGCGGGCGGGCAAGCTGGTGCAGCTCGGCCTGCTGGACGTCGCGCCGGGCATGTCCAGCCAGCGCGGCCGGGTGTTCCTGGCCACCGACCTGCGGGAGGGCTTCCACGAGCGGGAGCACGAGGAGCAGGACATGCGCTCGGCGTGGTTCCCGCGCGCCGAGTTCGAGGCGATGATCGCGCGGGGCGACATCACCGACGCCCAGTCGATCGCCGCCTACACGCTGCTCCTGCTGCACGAGCACGCGCAGCCGTGA
- a CDS encoding GlxA family transcriptional regulator — translation MRTVGVLLLPGSRMFDVSVVSEVWGVDRSDAGVGPFELRLCAPGRVATAVAPVGVIPATHGLSGLRDCDLVVVPGRVDPLAPVPDAAVRALRSFSGTVAALCSGAFTVAAAGMLDGREATTHWRLLDALETAAPRARVVRDVLFTDGEVLTSAGVVGGLDLCLHLVRRAHGADVAAALARRLVMPPTREGGQRQYVDPPLPSRPDRVGIASTVDWTVDRLASTVGVSDMAAHAGMSERTFHRAFLAATGDTPGRWLQVQRVRLARRLLETTDLPVHRVAERAGLGTPANLRRRLRAELGVTPDAYRRTFRVPAAS, via the coding sequence ATGCGGACGGTGGGTGTGCTCCTGCTGCCGGGCAGTCGGATGTTCGACGTCTCGGTGGTGAGCGAGGTGTGGGGCGTGGACCGCTCCGACGCCGGCGTCGGCCCGTTCGAGCTGCGGCTGTGCGCACCGGGTCGGGTCGCGACGGCTGTGGCGCCGGTGGGTGTCATCCCGGCGACCCACGGCCTGTCCGGGCTGCGTGACTGCGACCTGGTCGTGGTGCCCGGTCGGGTGGACCCGCTCGCGCCGGTGCCGGACGCCGCGGTGCGCGCGCTGCGGTCGTTCTCCGGGACGGTCGCGGCGTTGTGCTCGGGTGCGTTCACGGTGGCGGCGGCGGGGATGCTCGACGGCCGTGAGGCGACCACGCACTGGCGGCTGCTGGACGCCCTGGAAACCGCCGCGCCCCGGGCCCGCGTCGTCCGGGACGTGTTGTTCACCGACGGCGAGGTGCTGACGTCGGCCGGCGTGGTCGGCGGCCTGGACCTGTGCCTGCACCTGGTGCGCCGGGCGCACGGCGCCGACGTGGCCGCAGCCCTGGCCCGACGCCTGGTGATGCCGCCGACCCGTGAGGGGGGCCAGCGCCAGTACGTCGACCCGCCCCTGCCGTCCCGGCCCGACCGCGTCGGCATCGCGTCCACAGTGGACTGGACGGTGGACCGCCTCGCGTCGACTGTCGGCGTGTCCGACATGGCCGCGCACGCGGGGATGAGCGAACGTACCTTCCACCGGGCGTTCCTGGCCGCGACCGGCGACACACCCGGCCGCTGGTTGCAGGTGCAGCGGGTCCGGCTGGCCCGGCGCCTGCTGGAGACCACCGACCTGCCGGTGCACCGCGTGGCCGAACGGGCCGGCCTGGGCACCCCGGCCAACCTCCGCCGTCGCCTGCGCGCGGAACTCGGCGTGACCCCCGACGCCTACCGCCGCACCTTCCGCGTGCCCGCCGCCTCCTGA
- a CDS encoding enoyl-CoA hydratase-related protein: MAEYQHIRVDRTDDVVRITMDRAARRNSLSAEHLAELLTAFREVAASDAVGVVLAGEGPVFSAGHDFADVAARDLEGVRDLLTLCTDLMRTIESVPQVVIARVHGLATAAGCQLMASCDLAVAAEEAAFALPGGKGGWFCHTPAVPVARAIGRKRLMEMALTGDAVDARTAEQWGLVNRVVPLAELDDAVDELMRRATRGSRAGKALGKQTIYAQLDRPEADAYGIAVEVMAAASQTPAAKEGMSSFLEKRPPVWTD, translated from the coding sequence ATGGCCGAATACCAGCACATCCGCGTCGACCGCACGGATGACGTCGTGCGGATCACCATGGACCGCGCCGCCCGGCGCAACTCGCTGTCCGCCGAGCACCTGGCGGAGCTGCTGACCGCGTTCCGCGAAGTCGCCGCGTCGGACGCGGTGGGTGTGGTGCTCGCGGGCGAAGGTCCGGTGTTCTCCGCCGGGCACGACTTCGCCGACGTGGCGGCCCGCGACCTGGAGGGCGTGCGTGACCTGCTGACGCTGTGCACGGATCTGATGCGCACGATCGAGTCCGTGCCGCAGGTCGTGATCGCGCGCGTGCACGGCCTCGCCACGGCGGCGGGCTGCCAGCTGATGGCGTCGTGCGACCTGGCCGTGGCCGCCGAGGAGGCCGCGTTCGCCCTGCCCGGCGGCAAGGGCGGCTGGTTCTGCCACACCCCGGCGGTCCCGGTGGCCCGCGCCATCGGCCGCAAGCGGCTGATGGAGATGGCGTTGACCGGTGACGCGGTGGACGCGCGCACCGCCGAGCAGTGGGGCTTGGTGAACCGCGTCGTGCCGCTCGCCGAGCTGGACGACGCCGTGGACGAGCTGATGCGCCGGGCCACCCGGGGCAGCCGGGCCGGCAAGGCTCTGGGCAAGCAGACGATCTACGCCCAACTCGACCGGCCCGAAGCCGACGCCTACGGCATCGCGGTGGAGGTGATGGCGGCGGCATCGCAGACCCCGGCAGCCAAGGAAGGCATGTCGTCCTTCCTGGAGAAGCGCCCTCCTGTCTGGACCGACTGA
- a CDS encoding DoxX family protein, producing the protein MSTAHVVVTVLAILANAAVAIADLARADFVLANSAEVHVPLSWVPALGALKAAGAVGLLLGLVGAPAVGAAAAAGLVVFFIGAVGVHVRHRVWHNIAAPGTFLALSVACLVLGLAGQPA; encoded by the coding sequence ATGTCCACCGCACACGTCGTCGTCACGGTCCTCGCGATCCTGGCCAACGCCGCCGTCGCCATCGCCGATCTCGCGAGGGCGGACTTCGTCCTGGCGAACTCGGCCGAGGTCCACGTGCCGCTCTCGTGGGTGCCCGCCCTGGGCGCGCTGAAGGCGGCGGGCGCGGTCGGCCTGCTCCTCGGCCTGGTCGGGGCACCTGCCGTCGGGGCGGCGGCCGCGGCCGGGCTGGTGGTGTTCTTCATAGGCGCGGTCGGCGTCCACGTGCGGCACCGGGTGTGGCACAACATCGCCGCACCCGGCACGTTCCTCGCCCTCTCCGTCGCCTGCCTCGTGCTCGGGTTAGCCGGTCAGCCGGCTTGA
- the murA gene encoding UDP-N-acetylglucosamine 1-carboxyvinyltransferase, whose product MSEHFRVHGGGRLVGEVAVVGAKNSVLKLMAAALLAEGTTTITNCPEILDVPLMADVLRSLGCEVAIEGRVVTITTPKELNHRADSEAMGKLRASVCVLGPLVGRCKRAVVALPGGDAIGNRPLDMHQSGLRKLGAHSEIEHGCVIAEAEGLHGAQIWLDFPSVGATENILMAAVLADGTTVIDNAAREPEIVDICVMLQQMGAKIEGAGTSTLTVHGVESLQPTEHRVIGDRIVGATWAFAAVMTRGDITVRGVDPHHLDLVLEKLRMAGAAVTTLDDGFRVVQTDRPRSVDFVTLPYPGFATDLQPFAIALSSVSDGTSMITENLFEARFRFIEEMVRLGADARTDGHHAVVRGVDRLSSAPVWASDIRAGAGLVLAGLCADGATEVYEIFHIERGYPGFVENLRKLGAVVERVSA is encoded by the coding sequence GTGAGTGAGCACTTCCGGGTTCATGGCGGTGGCCGGCTCGTCGGCGAGGTCGCCGTCGTGGGGGCGAAGAACAGCGTGCTCAAGCTGATGGCGGCGGCGCTGCTGGCCGAGGGCACCACCACCATCACCAACTGCCCGGAGATCCTGGACGTGCCGCTGATGGCGGACGTCCTGCGCAGCCTCGGCTGCGAGGTGGCGATCGAGGGCCGGGTCGTCACGATCACCACCCCGAAGGAGCTCAACCACCGCGCCGACTCCGAGGCGATGGGCAAGCTGCGCGCGTCCGTGTGCGTGCTCGGTCCGCTGGTGGGCCGGTGCAAGCGGGCCGTCGTCGCGCTGCCGGGTGGCGACGCGATCGGCAACCGGCCGCTGGACATGCACCAGAGCGGCCTGCGCAAGCTCGGCGCGCACAGCGAGATCGAGCACGGCTGCGTGATCGCCGAGGCCGAGGGCCTGCACGGCGCGCAGATCTGGCTCGACTTCCCCAGCGTGGGCGCGACGGAGAACATCCTGATGGCGGCGGTGCTGGCCGACGGCACCACGGTCATCGACAACGCCGCCCGCGAGCCGGAGATCGTGGACATCTGCGTGATGCTCCAGCAGATGGGCGCGAAGATCGAGGGCGCGGGCACGTCCACGCTCACCGTGCACGGGGTCGAGTCGCTCCAGCCGACCGAGCACCGGGTGATCGGCGACCGGATCGTCGGCGCCACCTGGGCGTTCGCCGCCGTCATGACCCGCGGCGACATCACCGTGCGCGGCGTCGACCCGCACCACCTGGACCTGGTGCTGGAGAAGCTGCGGATGGCGGGCGCGGCCGTGACCACGCTCGACGACGGTTTCCGCGTGGTGCAGACCGACCGGCCGCGGTCGGTGGACTTCGTGACGCTGCCGTACCCCGGTTTCGCCACCGACCTCCAGCCGTTCGCGATCGCCCTGTCGAGCGTGTCCGACGGCACGTCGATGATCACCGAGAACCTGTTCGAGGCGCGGTTCCGGTTCATCGAGGAGATGGTGCGGCTGGGCGCGGATGCCCGCACCGACGGCCACCACGCGGTGGTGCGCGGGGTGGACCGGTTGTCCAGCGCGCCGGTGTGGGCGTCGGACATCCGCGCGGGCGCGGGGCTGGTGCTGGCCGGGCTGTGCGCGGACGGCGCGACCGAGGTGTACGAGATCTTCCACATCGAGCGCGGCTACCCGGGCTTCGTGGAGAACCTGCGCAAGCTCGGCGCGGTCGTGGAGCGCGTCAGCGCCTGA
- a CDS encoding GNAT family N-acetyltransferase encodes MTGGITGIAELTADEVRACAEALTDVLVDAVEGGASVGFVKPLPREQALAWWQSRAAPVADGVLALWVARAGAHVLGTVQVRFSDTANGTHRAEVAKLLVRRDARGSGLGRALLDVAERGAAERGATLLVLDTQTGSAAERLYRRAGWTEAGVIPDYAADPDGVLRPTTLFYKRTG; translated from the coding sequence GTGACCGGTGGCATCACCGGGATCGCGGAGCTGACCGCCGACGAGGTGCGGGCGTGCGCGGAGGCGTTGACCGACGTGCTGGTCGACGCGGTGGAAGGCGGCGCGTCCGTCGGCTTCGTCAAGCCGCTGCCGCGCGAGCAGGCGCTCGCGTGGTGGCAGTCCAGGGCCGCGCCGGTCGCGGACGGCGTGCTGGCGCTGTGGGTGGCGCGGGCCGGTGCGCACGTGCTCGGCACGGTCCAGGTGCGGTTCTCCGACACGGCCAACGGCACGCACCGCGCCGAGGTGGCCAAGCTGCTCGTGCGCCGCGACGCCCGCGGCTCCGGCCTCGGCCGGGCGCTGCTGGACGTGGCCGAACGGGGCGCCGCCGAGCGCGGCGCGACCCTGCTCGTGCTGGACACGCAGACGGGTTCGGCCGCCGAGCGGCTCTACCGGCGGGCCGGCTGGACGGAGGCGGGCGTCATCCCCGACTACGCCGCCGACCCGGACGGCGTGCTGCGGCCGACGACGTTGTTCTACAAGCGGACCGGGTGA
- a CDS encoding protein meaA has product MPYPADRERDRPWVMRTYAGHSSATASNALYRRNLAKGQTGLSVAFDLPTQTGYDPDDELAKGEVGKVGVPVGHIGDMRQLFDGIPLGEANTSMTINATAMWLLALYVSVAEEHGADRATLAGTTQNDIIKEYLSRGTYVFPPGPSLRLITDMVAWTVSNVPKWNPINICSYHLQEAGATPVQEIAYSLSTAIAVLDSVFDSGQVPEERRGEVVARISFFVNAGVRFVEEMCKMRAFVRLWDDITRDRYGIADPKHRRFRYGVQVNSLGLTEAQPENNVQRIVLEMLAVTLSRDARARAIQLPAWNEALGLPRPWDQQWALRMQQVLAYETDLLEYQDIFDGSHVVEAKVDELVEGARAEIDRVQAMGGAVAAVESGYMKSALVSSLADRRRRVESGEDVVVGVNKFATTEPSPLQAEGAKAIEQIDPVVERHAVEAIRAWKASRDDVSAKSALDDLRALAKTDRNLVEATIACAKAGVTTGEWSQALREAFGEYRAPTGVSAASASGEAGAEIARVRERVRATGEELGERLRILVGKPGLDGHSNGAEQVAVRARDVGFEVVYQGIRLTPAQIVAAAVQEDVHVVGLSILSGSHLEVVPAVVDGLRAAGAGDVPVIVGGIVPPDDADELRERGVARVFTPKDYELTQIMDEIVAVVRDANGL; this is encoded by the coding sequence GTGCCGTACCCGGCCGACCGAGAGCGCGACCGTCCGTGGGTCATGCGGACCTACGCGGGTCACTCCAGCGCCACCGCCTCCAACGCGCTGTACCGGCGCAACCTCGCCAAGGGCCAGACGGGTCTGTCCGTGGCGTTCGACCTGCCCACGCAGACCGGCTACGACCCGGACGACGAGCTGGCCAAGGGCGAGGTCGGCAAGGTCGGCGTGCCCGTCGGCCACATCGGCGACATGCGGCAGCTGTTCGACGGCATCCCGCTGGGCGAGGCGAACACCTCCATGACCATCAACGCGACGGCCATGTGGCTGCTCGCGCTGTACGTGAGCGTGGCCGAGGAGCACGGCGCGGACCGCGCCACCCTCGCGGGCACCACGCAGAACGACATCATCAAGGAGTACCTGTCCCGCGGCACGTACGTGTTCCCGCCCGGGCCGAGCCTGCGGCTGATCACCGACATGGTCGCGTGGACCGTGTCGAACGTGCCCAAGTGGAACCCGATCAACATCTGCTCCTACCACCTGCAGGAGGCGGGCGCGACGCCCGTGCAGGAGATCGCCTACTCGCTGTCCACCGCGATCGCGGTGCTGGACTCGGTGTTCGACTCCGGCCAGGTGCCCGAGGAACGGCGCGGCGAGGTCGTCGCCCGCATCTCCTTCTTCGTCAACGCGGGCGTGCGGTTCGTCGAGGAGATGTGCAAGATGCGGGCGTTCGTCCGGCTGTGGGACGACATCACCCGCGACCGGTACGGCATCGCCGACCCCAAGCACCGCCGGTTCCGCTACGGCGTGCAGGTGAACTCGCTCGGGCTGACCGAGGCGCAGCCCGAGAACAACGTGCAGCGGATCGTGCTGGAGATGCTGGCCGTGACCCTGTCGAGGGACGCACGGGCCCGCGCCATCCAGCTGCCCGCGTGGAACGAGGCGCTCGGCCTGCCCCGGCCGTGGGACCAGCAGTGGGCGCTGCGGATGCAGCAGGTGCTGGCCTACGAGACGGACCTGCTGGAGTACCAGGACATCTTCGACGGCTCGCACGTCGTCGAGGCCAAGGTGGACGAGCTCGTCGAGGGCGCGCGGGCCGAGATCGACCGCGTGCAGGCGATGGGCGGCGCGGTCGCGGCGGTCGAGTCCGGCTACATGAAGTCGGCGCTGGTGTCGTCGTTGGCGGACCGGCGCCGGCGGGTGGAGTCCGGTGAGGACGTCGTGGTCGGCGTGAACAAGTTCGCCACCACCGAGCCGTCGCCGTTGCAGGCCGAGGGCGCGAAGGCCATCGAGCAGATCGACCCGGTCGTCGAGCGGCACGCGGTCGAGGCGATCCGGGCGTGGAAGGCCTCCCGCGACGACGTGTCGGCCAAGTCCGCCCTGGACGACCTGCGGGCGCTGGCGAAGACGGACCGGAACCTGGTCGAGGCCACGATCGCGTGCGCGAAGGCCGGCGTGACGACCGGCGAGTGGTCGCAGGCGTTGCGCGAGGCATTCGGCGAGTACCGCGCGCCGACCGGGGTCTCGGCGGCCTCGGCGTCCGGCGAGGCCGGCGCGGAGATCGCGCGGGTGCGCGAACGCGTGCGGGCGACCGGCGAGGAGCTGGGCGAGCGGCTGCGGATCCTGGTCGGCAAGCCGGGCCTCGACGGTCACTCCAACGGCGCCGAGCAGGTCGCCGTGCGGGCCCGGGACGTCGGTTTCGAGGTCGTCTACCAGGGCATCCGGCTCACGCCCGCGCAGATCGTGGCCGCCGCCGTGCAGGAGGACGTGCACGTGGTCGGCCTGTCGATCCTGTCCGGCTCGCACCTGGAGGTCGTGCCCGCGGTGGTCGACGGCCTGCGCGCGGCCGGCGCCGGTGACGTGCCGGTCATCGTCGGGGGGATCGTCCCGCCCGACGACGCCGACGAGCTGCGCGAACGCGGTGTGGCCCGGGTGTTCACGCCCAAGGACTACGAGCTCACCCAGATCATGGACGAGATCGTGGCGGTCGTCCGGGACGCGAACGGCCTCTAG
- a CDS encoding cob(I)yrinic acid a,c-diamide adenosyltransferase — protein sequence MAVHLTKIYTRVGDDGTTGLGDFSRVPKTSPRITAYADVDETNAALGVALALGALEPDVAEVVRQVQNDLFDVGADLCTPVVPDPEHPPLRVTQAYVDRLESWCDAFNSRLGKLESFILNGGTPGAALLHQARTIARRAERGAWALIEVEADRTNALTAKYLNRLSDLLFILARVANPDGDVLWRPGANA from the coding sequence ATGGCCGTGCACCTGACGAAGATCTACACCCGTGTCGGCGACGACGGGACCACCGGCCTCGGCGACTTCTCCCGGGTGCCCAAGACCTCACCCCGCATCACGGCGTACGCCGACGTGGACGAGACGAACGCCGCGCTCGGCGTGGCCCTGGCGCTCGGCGCGCTGGAACCGGACGTCGCCGAGGTGGTGCGGCAGGTCCAGAACGACCTGTTCGACGTCGGCGCGGACCTCTGCACGCCCGTCGTGCCGGACCCCGAGCACCCGCCGCTGCGGGTCACCCAGGCCTACGTGGACCGGCTCGAGTCGTGGTGCGATGCGTTCAACTCCCGGTTGGGCAAGTTGGAGTCGTTCATCCTCAACGGTGGCACACCCGGCGCGGCGCTGCTGCACCAGGCCCGCACGATCGCCCGGCGGGCCGAGCGGGGCGCGTGGGCGTTGATCGAGGTCGAGGCCGATCGGACGAACGCGCTGACCGCGAAGTACCTCAACCGGCTGTCCGACCTGCTGTTCATCCTGGCCAGGGTCGCCAACCCGGACGGCGACGTGCTCTGGCGGCCGGGCGCCAACGCCTGA
- a CDS encoding cysteine hydrolase family protein produces MTDTVLILIDVQRGFDDPSWGRRNNPGAEANIARLVDSWTGPLVLVRHDSTEPGSPLRPGQDGNRFKAELDRADADLVFAKEVNSAFHGEIDLDVWLRARGVTHIVLAGIQTNMCVETTARVGGNLGYRVEVVLDATFTFDLEDLTADELTRATATNLRGGGFAEIVSTRDVLQRGRVLAADR; encoded by the coding sequence ATGACCGACACCGTCCTGATCCTGATCGACGTGCAGCGCGGCTTCGACGACCCGTCCTGGGGCAGGCGGAACAACCCCGGGGCGGAGGCCAACATCGCCCGCCTCGTCGACTCCTGGACCGGCCCGCTGGTGCTCGTCCGGCACGACTCGACCGAGCCGGGCTCGCCGCTGCGGCCCGGTCAGGACGGCAACCGGTTCAAGGCCGAGCTCGACCGCGCCGACGCCGACCTGGTCTTCGCCAAGGAGGTCAACTCCGCGTTCCACGGCGAGATCGACTTGGACGTGTGGTTGCGGGCGCGCGGCGTCACCCACATCGTGCTCGCCGGCATCCAGACGAACATGTGCGTCGAGACGACCGCCCGGGTCGGCGGCAACCTCGGCTACCGGGTCGAGGTCGTGCTCGACGCGACGTTCACGTTCGACCTGGAGGACCTGACCGCCGACGAGCTGACCCGGGCCACCGCCACGAACCTGCGCGGCGGCGGGTTCGCCGAGATCGTGTCCACCCGTGACGTCCTCCAGCGCGGACGCGTGCTCGCCGCCGACCGCTAG
- a CDS encoding RICIN domain-containing protein, whose product MNATLRPIKAAVAALLMAAATLLAPAAPASAAAPVTIQNIGTADCLDQHYNTAAQPTTTVYVWPDPCHFVGNQQWTFEFVGGGNNYRVINARSGWCLSAPNGAGSRVFTEFCVSPLPNKQKWTPVLNSFGSNLLVNALSGQCLRQSGADAYVAACDENTTTQRWSWS is encoded by the coding sequence ATGAACGCGACGTTGCGACCGATCAAGGCAGCCGTCGCCGCCCTGCTGATGGCGGCCGCGACCCTCCTGGCACCCGCCGCGCCGGCGAGCGCCGCGGCACCGGTGACGATTCAGAACATCGGCACCGCAGACTGCCTGGATCAGCACTACAACACGGCTGCTCAGCCGACCACCACCGTGTACGTCTGGCCCGATCCCTGCCACTTCGTCGGCAACCAGCAGTGGACGTTCGAGTTCGTCGGCGGGGGCAACAACTACCGGGTGATCAACGCCCGCAGCGGCTGGTGCCTGTCCGCGCCGAACGGCGCGGGCAGCCGGGTCTTCACCGAGTTCTGCGTCAGTCCCCTGCCGAACAAGCAGAAGTGGACGCCGGTGCTCAACTCGTTCGGGTCCAACCTGCTGGTCAACGCGCTGTCCGGGCAGTGCCTGCGGCAGAGCGGCGCGGACGCGTACGTGGCCGCCTGCGACGAGAACACCACGACCCAGCGCTGGTCGTGGAGCTGA
- a CDS encoding NAD(P)-dependent oxidoreductase gives MTNTKATVLGLGAMGAALATALVRAGHATTVWNRTPGKADALVDLGATAAATARDAVAAADVVIACLLDADSVHEVLDPVADVLTGRTLVNVTTTTPDQAKEIAGWAAAHGAVYLDGGIMAVPDMIGLPGASVLYSGSATAFERLRPLMDLWGESAYLGEDAGLASLYDLALLAGMYVMFAGFLHGAAMVADAGVTATEFARRSAPWLAAMTGGFAGFAAVVDGGDYTVPGQQSLVFSDLGDLLGASAAQGISTEVVGVVQDLIRRQVDAGHGEEGFARIYESIRQPA, from the coding sequence ATGACGAACACGAAGGCGACCGTTCTCGGGCTCGGCGCGATGGGCGCCGCCCTCGCCACCGCCCTGGTGCGCGCCGGGCACGCCACGACGGTCTGGAACCGCACCCCCGGCAAGGCCGACGCCCTCGTCGACCTCGGCGCCACCGCCGCCGCCACCGCCCGCGACGCCGTGGCCGCCGCCGACGTGGTGATCGCCTGCCTGCTCGACGCCGACTCGGTCCACGAGGTGCTCGACCCGGTGGCCGACGTGCTCACCGGCCGCACGCTGGTCAACGTCACCACGACCACGCCCGACCAGGCGAAGGAGATCGCCGGGTGGGCGGCGGCGCACGGCGCGGTGTACCTCGACGGCGGCATCATGGCCGTGCCGGACATGATCGGGCTCCCCGGCGCGTCCGTCCTCTACAGCGGGTCGGCCACCGCGTTCGAGCGGCTACGCCCCCTGATGGACCTGTGGGGTGAGAGCGCGTACCTCGGCGAGGACGCGGGCCTGGCGTCGCTGTACGACCTGGCCCTGCTCGCCGGCATGTACGTGATGTTCGCGGGTTTCCTGCACGGCGCGGCGATGGTCGCGGACGCGGGCGTGACGGCGACCGAGTTCGCCCGGCGGTCGGCGCCGTGGCTGGCCGCGATGACCGGCGGGTTCGCCGGGTTCGCGGCCGTGGTCGACGGCGGCGACTACACCGTGCCGGGGCAGCAGAGCCTGGTGTTCTCCGACCTCGGCGACCTGCTCGGCGCGAGCGCCGCGCAGGGCATCTCCACGGAGGTGGTCGGGGTGGTGCAGGACCTGATCCGGCGGCAGGTCGACGCCGGTCACGGCGAGGAGGGCTTCGCCCGCATCTACGAGAGCATCAGGCAACCCGCCTGA
- a CDS encoding winged helix-turn-helix transcriptional regulator: MAARRGPYFCGIDAAMDVVSGKWKSLILWELAEHGVRRFAQLRRGLPGVSEKMLVQQLRELEEDGLVRREVFPEVPPRVEYELTGHGVSLNEALAALGVWGVERMRRIGAEKVVHTP, encoded by the coding sequence ATGGCGGCTCGACGTGGCCCCTACTTCTGCGGCATCGACGCCGCGATGGACGTGGTGTCGGGGAAGTGGAAGTCGCTGATCCTGTGGGAGCTGGCCGAGCACGGCGTGCGGCGGTTCGCCCAGCTGCGCCGCGGCCTGCCGGGCGTGAGCGAGAAGATGCTGGTGCAGCAGCTGCGCGAGCTGGAGGAGGACGGTCTCGTGCGCCGCGAGGTGTTCCCCGAGGTGCCGCCGAGGGTGGAGTACGAGCTGACCGGGCACGGGGTGTCGCTCAACGAGGCGCTCGCCGCGCTGGGCGTGTGGGGCGTCGAGCGGATGCGGCGCATCGGTGCGGAGAAGGTGGTCCACACGCCCTGA
- the nucS gene encoding endonuclease NucS, whose product MRLVIARCQVDYVGRLTAHLPMAQRLLLIKADGSVSIHSDDRAYKPLNWMSPPCWLIEDPDMWVVQNKAGEKLIITLAEVLHDSKHELGPEPGLVKDGVEADLQKLLAEHVTTLGDGWTLVRREFPTPIGPVDLMCRDAKGGSVAVEIKRRGEIDGVEQLTRYLELLNRDPLLAPVRGVFAAQQIKPQARTLAEDRGIRCVVLDYDALRGIESDEFRLF is encoded by the coding sequence GTGCGCCTCGTCATCGCTCGCTGCCAGGTCGACTACGTCGGACGCCTCACCGCCCATCTGCCGATGGCGCAGAGGCTGCTGCTGATCAAGGCGGACGGCTCGGTGTCGATCCACTCCGACGACCGCGCGTACAAGCCGTTGAACTGGATGAGCCCGCCGTGCTGGTTGATCGAGGACCCGGACATGTGGGTCGTGCAGAACAAGGCCGGCGAGAAGCTGATCATCACCCTGGCCGAGGTGCTGCACGACTCCAAGCACGAGCTCGGCCCGGAGCCCGGCCTGGTCAAGGACGGCGTCGAGGCGGACCTGCAGAAGCTGCTGGCCGAGCACGTCACCACGCTCGGCGACGGCTGGACCCTGGTGCGGCGCGAGTTCCCGACCCCGATCGGCCCGGTCGACCTGATGTGCCGCGACGCCAAGGGCGGCTCGGTGGCGGTCGAGATCAAGCGCCGCGGCGAGATCGACGGCGTCGAACAGCTGACCCGCTACCTGGAACTGCTCAACCGCGACCCGCTGCTGGCCCCGGTCCGCGGCGTGTTCGCCGCCCAGCAGATCAAGCCCCAGGCGCGCACCCTCGCCGAGGACCGGGGGATCCGCTGCGTCGTGCTGGACTACGACGCGCTGCGCGGCATCGAATCCGACGAGTTCCGCCTGTTCTGA